In the genome of Lactuca sativa cultivar Salinas chromosome 3, Lsat_Salinas_v11, whole genome shotgun sequence, the window TTCACGGCAAGATGAGTGAGGTATTTCCTTGAATCCTTAACATGATTTATCAAACAAAACAATAATGAAAGATAACTCCATCTCTTTGACATAAATTTGTATTTTTCTTTGGAATTTCAAAACACAATTCAATCTTAAAGTTTTAAAAAACTATTGgtgtattttatgttgttttgtATGATTTTAATAACATGATATTTCCTTGTTTGGTGGCTTGCAATAGATGGAAAAGAAAAAAACTAACGTGGGATTGGGTTGAAATTTCTACTTTAATGATGTTTAATTTAGATGTTAAAAATCGATGGGGGAGGTTTGGGGATGGAGAGGTTGAATCCGAAATTGGAGATCGGCAGATTGGTTAATCAAGTGTGCCGGTCCGTATTCATCTCTCTTCCTTACGTGCTTCCGAGATCCGTCCAATCCTCATCGGTTTCTCGTACAAATTATTGTATCCTACAACCACAAGTAGCCAATCCGAACCCCTAATTAAGCCCTAATTACTCTTGACGATGAATCTCCACACACAACTTTATAACACCGATGGTGTAAGCACGGAAGACTTTTTATCGGTCGTTTTCTTCCTCTGTTATCTGTGTTTCCTAGGGATTTGGGTTCTCGTATGCTTGAGAAACCGGCCATATGTTAACAAGATTCACATACTGATGGGTGCGTTGCTTGTTATCGTGATGCTTGACTTGATCTGTGGCCCACCGGATAAACAGTATGTGAAGATTACACATAATGCTCATGGCTGCGATATCATAATTTACACATTAAAGTTTTTCAGGCTTGTGTTTTTCTACGCCATTATCGTGTTGATAGGTTCTGGATTGTTTTTCGTGAGGCGGTTTTTGCTAGTAAGAGAGAAGATAATTGTGATGAGTGTGATGCTAGTTAATATAGCTTTTATAGTGATATGGGAAGCAAACCCTTCTGATATAGAGTACGAGAATTGGTATGTTGACTTTCTGTTTGCAGACTATATCTGCTTTATTAGTCTTTCTTGGCCTGTTCTCAGGACGCTTATCTGGTTAAAGGGAGCTGCTAAGGGCGAAGGAAAGGGTGCTACGAGTTCTGCAAAGATAAAAATATTTGAACACTTCTTTCTAATGGTTATGATATACTCTAGCCTTTGGAGGCATGTTGTTTATGTGGTGAAGAAGCGCATTGCAGATTCTAATGCGATAAAGGAAATATTAAGTCTTGTGTTTTGCATGCTCACGTTTTACTTATTCAAGCCAGTTAAGGAATCCGAATCTGTTGAGATTAACGATGTAGACGTACGTCAACCTGCTAAAGGTAAAAAAAGTCAAACGCCTCCTCAAACTGACGTCTCTTTTTCATATCAATTACCGGAAGATTTCAATGGTGAAGCTAGTGTTTAGTCTACTATAGCCAATCATGTTGCCATCTATCCCAAACTAAAAAAGGGAGGGTTCGGCTAAAAAGACAATGTTGTAATATGGATAtcctaattaattttttaaatatttttatttgctgAAATTATATTGTTTTCCGAAAAAACTTATTATAAACAGTTAATTAGTAGTTGACTTTTAAAAAGTGGCCAATGGAATGTCCGCAACATCCTATACATTGTGCATCCCGATGTGATGTGAGTGTAAAGTGTTTGTATATGTATCATGTGACAATTTATTAAAGTGAGGGTAGCCGTTATTAAATATTAGGATGTTAGGTAGGACTCCTTAAGAGGAGAAGATTTAATCATTTTTAACCTATAAATATATATATGGTGTGTGCTATGTGATAAAAATGAAATGGTGTATTTATTTGCTTGTTTTACTAATAGAACCTGGGGAAGAATGTAATTGAGATTTTTATGGAATCAACAAAATTCTTTAGTTTAGGTACGCAAGTGAAAAAAATAATACTAGAAGTTTATTGGTCTTTACATTCTAAAGTTTATTCACAAATTGCTTTAGATACTTTTTCTTCAAAGAGGGTGAAGGGGCAAGAAAACTGACCAATATAATTGACAGGAGGACGTCTCGATAAAAAAAAATTGCTTGATGTTTCAAGTTGATAGTGTTCAATCTATAACTCGTATATAAAAATTTATATCTACCAACATGGCACAATTGCTCACAAGTACAGATAGGGTTAATTATTTTTCATTGTGCATTTCCAtacttttatgttttaaaatatccaaaaatatatttttccgTTATTTTCTGtatattttctgaaaaatcttgaaataatttcctttcattttctttgtcatatgtttttattaattttttttttgttgctcGACCTCAATAGGGAAATATCAGATATGTACAAGGCCGGTCCAAATTTATTTGAGGCCCATAGCAAAACAAAAAATAAGACCTTTCAAAATTCGGTAATAGCATATGTAACACAACGATGTCTGTGGAAACGAATACATAATCGTTAAATAACACTAATATATAGCCTTATTTGAGTTGAAGCTAGCAAAaagttaaataaaataatatcgaTGTTTGTAGAATAACTAATAAATACACTAATCGGATCTAAATACATTTgcattattttatatatgaaaacCTTATATATTCTTTTTATTGGGAGATTTAGAAGTGCAAGTGATATATGTCTTTTAAATTGTTCACATAAACTTGAACATAAAACTATTTTGCTCCTATAAAGCAATTTATATGAGACAAGACTGTGATTTAAGTTAACGAAGAAAAAACAAAGTAAATTTAAAAATAGGGATTTTCAAAGCTACTAGAGTTCAATtcctttttgtaattttttttttcagtaaaCTTATTGAAGTCAAAATATGTAAAGATTTTagggagaatttcatatatgcccTCCTTAAACACTAAAATATCACAAATATATAATCGTTATTTGGATAGGAAATCACCATGTCTTTGCTTCCTGGGCAAGATTTAGTAGGAAGGAAGGAGGTAGAAAGGAGGAAATTCATTATTCAACAGAAGGTAATAGAATGGAAAATAGAAAGGAGCAATATCGGAAGGAATGAAGGCCAGGTTAAGTCTTATGCTGAAGTTGTTAATAATAAGCAAGTTGTTAATAATAAGCAAGATCAGgtgaaagttaaattgaaagaAGTCAATCAAAATATGCAGCAATCTATAGAAGGAATCAAGGTGGGAATGACATATATTCTAGTTATTCCAGATGCGTCAACAATTGTGCTATGGAAGGTACATGATGTTAAGTCCATGGAAAATCTTTATAAGATTTGCTATAAAGAAGGATTTAATGGTTTGAATATAGCTTATATAGGGGGAGATTGGGTGTGGATTGAGTTTAAAAAATGCAATACATGCATTAAGTTCAAACAGAGTACTTCTATGAATTCAGTTTTTCTGAATCGAAACTGCTCCAAAAAAGTTTCACTTTAGATAGCAGGGTTATTTGGGTAGAGGTGAAAGGTCTCCCTTTATGTGCTTGGACACCACCTTCATTTTAAAAGGTGGCAACGAGATGGGGAGATCTAATTTttattgatgatgatgaagatgctcCTGTTGGGGTGGGGAGAGTTTGTTTAAAAACAACCAATATGAAAAAAGTGTCAGGAAAAGTAAATGTAGATATTGAAGGTATGATGTTCATGGTCATAATTGATGAAGTTTCTGATTGGTATCCaactacactactagaaaaaaagccttttacgacgctcattgcgcgtcgtaaaaggcttagacgatgcgcaaatgcgcgtcaaggaagaccctgtcataaagagagatgacgcgcttttgcgcatcgtctatagacgacgcgcatttacgacgctcatttacgacgcgcatttacgacacgcgtttacgacacgcaatgcgtatcaaggaaggccctgtcataaaggaagacgacgcacatttgcgtgtcgtaaccttacgacgcgcgtgtttatgacacgcaatgcgtatcaaagaagcccctgtcaagaaaggccatgtcataaatgaagatgacacacatttttgcgtatcgtaattttaaatgtttaaaaaaaatattatttatagatttactaattttcaaattaaatttgcatttaatgtctcataacaaaaaataaaatactatacaaaaaatacaatccattgcataaaatttaatgtcatacaaatagtcaatccatggaaagataaaaacaaatcaatagaaattGTTTTCTCCCTATACATGATTATCACATACTAAATAAGAAACTTTATTTCATATTCATAAATATGATtacattatttattaaaaaaacatatacctACATCTTCGCCTAAAATGTTATTACATGATGCAAGTTGGCCACTTCATTGATGGATCACCAAGAGGAAGACCAACAACTGCCCTAAAATGTTCCATGATGTGTCCATACTCATGTCCTGTAACTTTAAACATTTAATAAAGTAAAATACCTCCTAAAATAAAATTGCACAAGAAACAACACATCATAATGAGAAATTACTAACATGAATGGAAGAAGTACACTATAAATTTGTTTTACCAAGAGTGGCATGGACGATCAGGTGCTACAAGATTATCCAAGCTGCCAAACAAAAGCCAAAACATTGGAAAAAGTTGACATAGAAAAATGTAGCATGCTTCTTTTGAAGGATTTGGCAGTGCCTGCAGATAGCTCAGAGGCAAAATTTTGACATAGAAAAATGTAGCATGCTTCTTTTGAAGTGTGACATAgcttaggggcaaaaaggtaATTTGACAGAGAAACATAATTATCTTACCATGTATGAGCAGAAGGCAAACAATAAGAGCTTCCATAAACTTTGTGAATCTGGATGGTAGTGCTAGTCTTTGGAGTAGCTTGAAATCCATTCCCAAATCCAGGCGTCACCTCCTTTCAGGCAGCCAATAAACATGTTCGTATCAGAAACAACTAATAAACCATGTTAATTCTTCaagaaaatttaaataaatacacaaaGCATATGgacaattttatataaaatgtagCTATTTGGAATTCCGACAGCCATGCAAGCTCTCTTACAAAGCGGGTTACTCATTTCTAGAAGGGACCTTGGAGATTCCTCCTTGTCTTACAGATAAAggaaatgtaagaaaaaaaatgaagCCTTACAAAGTATATGGACAATTTTATACAAAATTCTATTGAAACAGATAGAAACTTGGGAGTATTTATATTAGGTCATATCCTAAGAAGGCCCATAAACAAGTGATATGCTTAAACAATCCTTAATTGTTTTCCAGAGTGTGGTATTTTGTTATTAACATGGAAGACCCATAAACATCTATTATACCTGTCAAGTCTATCTGTTCCAGCCAACAGCAACAGCTTTGGGACAGGAGATGACAAAAAAATTTCCGAGAGGCCTTCATacctgaattttttttatttacaaaaatagaaagttaaacataataaaaaaaattccttCAATGACTACAAATATCAAAGAGTTAATTTTTACCATCCTCTCCAATATTGTTTTGTTTCCTCCAATCGTGCTCTATGTCGATAGTTGTACATACAACAACAAGATCAATCAACTTGCACAAAAGGAATTCaatatatttgtaaaaatattTACAAGGGAGTTGAATTACTAAtctattaacttttttttttctaaattccaAAAAATAATTTACAAGAATCAAGATATGTTGTATAAAAATTAGGAAtgacaaaagaaaaaagaaattagttttcaaaaaataagaaacCTAAAAACTTACCACTGCTGTGAGTCATCATACTTTACAGTCCCGGGAATCGATATTCGAGCAAAATCGATGTTTCTTAAAGGGCCTGATCTCACATTCCACTCAATCTATAAGTATTTACAAATTACAATtcaaattttatatataaaaaaattaacagTTTTGTACATTCTTATAGATATATGAAATAAGTGAAGTCAAAAGGCTGATTTTacagaaagggtaaaatggtcattcacTAACATCCAGACGATTAATCTTAACACAATCACAGGAGAAATTTGTACCTTCATCATTCGACCTGCAAtctacaatttttcatttaaactcTATGCAGTTCTAGCATCTTCAAGGCGTGCAAACTGAATAGtaacacaaaatttatatatatggtggtCAAAGTTGACAAAATAGCATTTTTCACTTGCCATGGGAATCGGTCGGCTATGATTCGGATCAGAGGCCTGGAATCATCAAGGTAGAAATTAAATCAAATATGATGCCACATCACTGTTAAGTCTatagtcaaaagttaaaaaaggtcaaataagttatattttacCTTATTTCATATAAATGAAACATGGGTGGCAAAGCCtattcaaaaaaaagtttaaagtaCCTAGGTGGAACAAACTTGAGACTTGGTTACTATATTATGAAATTAACCCCTTTATGTAGAAATAAAGTTGACACAACCAAAAGAAGGGTAGTATTATACTATTATAGATCATAAAAAGTATATCAACAAAcaaaaaaatgacatgtgaatATGTGATGgctaaagaaaacaagaaaacatTGTATTTTGCTGTTTGGTATATTAAGCTTTGTTTATATGTAAAGTTCAATAAATAAGAATCTACTACTAATTCTATGAACATCCACGTAGCTGTAAGCCTGTAATTGCAGAATAAGTAGataaaagaagaagatgaatccagAAACATAAGCAAACAAAGGAACACAGTTTGGCTTAAGAGATGGAtatgaaaattttgacagaatagaTTCCAAATTGttagatatatattatatttcTAACCTGCATATTAAATGCCACCATCTGAGCTCCATGCATCCACCCAATCAGTGGGTTGTAGTTAGATGAGTCAACTCATATCCCTTTAGGATACACCCTCAGAACATTCCTCTGGGTAAACCTATAGCAAGCTAGTTTTTAGCAAGTTTTCAATttgaaaatgtttataaaaaattaGGCAATACCTGACAATTGGAGAAGAGTCATTGAAGAAGATAATGAATTTGGAAACTATTCATAGTGGAGACTATTTACTTCTAGCTGGTATATATGCATCAGTTGGTAGATTAGAAGATGCATTTAGGGTAAGAAGAGAGATGAAAAAACGAAACCATGTAAAATGTTGAGTCAACTCGTATCCCTTTAGGATAAAGATTTTTAAATGTTTCTTTTTTAATAGTTATATGGCACTGTGACACTAAGGCAAGGACGTGATGAAAAAACGAAACCATGCAGCAGAACTTGCAAGATTCCCACATGTGAGATGAGGGAACTACAAACAAAAACCATGCACTAAGAGCTCCAGCGTAAGAAACGCCAAACAAAAAACCATGGATTTTCAAAATAAACctgataattaaaaaaaaaaaaaatgttactgGCTAGAAAAGGAAGCTTTCTCCAATCTGGATTTAAACAAAGTGGCATTAGAAATATTGACACATGGAGATTAAttataaattcaaaaattcaaaaaaagaaTGTTACTGGCTAGAAAAGGAAGCTTTCTCCAATCTGTGACATCATTAGATGACTCCTCAACAGACTGTTCTTTCTGTATTAGATCCAATTCAATTTCAGCCTCTTCAATTTCCTGCCACACGTCAATCAATACctctcattattattatttttattttataaaacaaaatattGTAATGTTAGAACTTACCATAAGTTTTTCATCAGTGTTTTTCGAAAAGAAATCAAAGTATGATTGTGTTCCATGTTCTCTCCAACTTCCAGAATGGCAGCCATAACCAAGGAATTGCTAACAATTCTATTTCACAGGGAAAAATACATGAAATGTGGGATGGGATGCTAGGTTGATTCATACCCCTGATACAGTTAATTCTATCCTTCATTGTCCCACCTTGCACCTATAAAGAAGCATAAATAATAGTTTAGTAGTAAATTTGTAcacatttataaaagtttagtgtTGAGAATTGTTAAGAATCGTTATTATTtaggaaaagaaaagaaacaggATAAGTTTTTTTAAATACTATTATTATTTATCCATTCCAGAGAACACTTAATATGTATGTTGTCATACTTAAGAAAgtgaatgaccattttacccttgtatttgcaaaactactaaatctaatagaAACATGGGTAGAACGGGAAAATGCAACATCTTAATTCATAGAGTGAGTGACACCCATTACGACATTGCTAAAGAAAGTAAATGAAGTGTCTAAAtgtgagtaaatgaccattttacccttgcatTCATAAAACAATAGTGCTACTATTAGCTACATGATGCTAAATGTATTCAAGTAAAAAAGAAACGGGCATTTATAAAAGAATAGTGCTACTATTATCTACATTATCAAAATTCAATTGTAAactcaaaatttaaaaaaatgttcAAATCAGATAGGGCATGATTTACATGAATATACACGAAGAAGAAAGATAGAGAATGCGGAAACCATACCATGAGCTCCTGACCACCAATACTTAATTTACTCAGAAGCCTTAAAGCACGCAGAACTCCTTCAACATTCATAAATTCACAAAAACCAAAGCCCTTCAAAGCCCCAATAGTGGGATCTGGTACATGTTTCCAACTTTTAACAGGCCCACAAAGCTTCAGAAGACATAAATGTGTAATAAGTCCAAGAACATTGGGCAATAAGATCTATTTCCAGTAAAGATGTGAGAAAAAGAGGAACTTACCTACAAAAAGGGAGAGCATGAACTCATTGTCCACTGATGATGCTATCTTGCCAACATAAACTGTGGTCATTGGCTTTTCAGCTGGAGTTATTGTATTGATGGGTCGCCTAATGATTGTAGGGACCACTGGACCCCGCATAGCCATCATTGGTGGGCGTGCTAATGATGGAATGGCTCCCACTGCTCCAAGTGGCCTTTGAGGATATGCAGGTTGCAACATTTGTGGATATGGAGAGGCATAACGGAGAATCCCTGCAAAAATAAGACAAAAATACTAATACAAAAAAGAGAGATCAAATAGTGAAAGTATCACAGCAAAATTCAAACATATCGCTCATATTTTCATCATTGACATATTTAACTATATACCAAAAACTCAGATCTGATGTGAAgttaaaaaaaaggaaattttaaCTGAATTGAAAATTAAAACCTGAAGTTCTATAATGAAGCTAATGCTCTGTTCCATGGAAGGCTCGTGGAAGGTCAATGAATGATTTGATTGTTCCACTTCCATAACTCTCTGTCTCTAGCTGAATCACAAGTTTAAAACAACAAATTTTGGGGAAATTCAAGAAGAAGTGATCATTTGATATCAACAAAAGAACCCTAGCTTTAGTTTACTCTCTACTTTACTAGATACATGTAGAGAAAGATTGGGTGTGCAATGGATTCCAAGATTTAACTAACTTACTgattataataatatatattttggtTCAAACATTTAGTCAAACACCTGGTGTGCATAAAAAAAATCAGGTACTTATATCATAAAATATCAATAATTCCATGAAAAGATTTGAGAAAGGGTAGAAGGGCACAAAAATCGTCCAAAAAGAAGGACCAGTTGTACATGAAATAGGTAACTGTGGTTGAAAAAAAGAAGAATTACCTTTATAATATGCCTACTACGCAAATGAAATACACTCCTTTAATTTTGAAGTCTCCAGAATCGACATGAGGTCAAGATGACCTGAAGCAACCAGGAAACTATCATACTACATGATGGAGGCATGCAGAAGTAAGCAGGATGGCAACATCGGGAGAAACGAAACTGCCAACAAGGAGAACCCATAGAAGGGAAGAGACGAGAAAAAGGCACCGTATCGTTCTTCTGCTTGTTTCTGTTGTATAAGTAAAATCAAGATTGATAAAAGATTATAAAAAATTGGGATGAGAGaataaagaaaacataccttAATCCGTACGAGGTGGGTTGAATCCGAACTCCTCAGACTTTGTAGAGAGAACTCATGTAGTAATGCCCTAAATCACCGATTCTCTAAGAGTAAGAAAATTAGTGTGATTCTGATGGGAACCTTAGATTTCTGTCGATTCTTTCAAGTTTCAATcaaaaaatgagaaagagttaggGAAATCAAGAATGGAATGCTCACGATCATTGggaagatgaaagatagaaagaagGTAGAAAAGAAGAAGGCGGGTCTTCAAAATTTTGGAGATTTCATTTCCCCCCGTTAATAGGAgaagcgcgtttcattaaaattataaagcgacagtcACAGAGGACGCGCGATTAAaataaagtgccctccgtgtttttttaattttttcttgggacactaatttaagggcacgcaatagtGCGTGacttaaatccttaaaatttttgaagagatgacactcttTTAAGGTCACTCttatttgcgtaacataaatcattgcgtgtcgtggtttgcacgtcgtaaaagggtctttttcttgtagtataTATTGGTGGGTGATACTCAAGAAGAGGAAGATAGTGATGAAGATTCTCAATATGAGTTGGAATCTGAGAATGATGTTGGTGTGGAAGAAGGCAAATGTGATAATATTCATTCTTTTGACAATCAATCTTTTGAGGGCGAACAAGAGGGAGGGGTGGACCGAGAACTTGGTAGAGAAAAATCTTTATAAagcagaagaaaaagaaaaaggtaTTGTAGAGGAGGTGTCATCTGAAACCAAAAGTGTTGAAAAAATGAAACTACAAAGATGGGGGGATgaaatagaaatgaaaattttgtcatgGAACAAGTTAGTCAACCTGTTTCAAATGTCAAGGAAAGGGATAATACTGTGGACATTGATTCAAGTGTTTCTAGACCTCCTAGGTTTGAAGATTATAACCTAGATAAAGGGGTAAAAGGTCTCAATTCTCCTCAAATTAATAAGGATACGACTTCTGTCACAAACCGAAATTTTTTATTGGATTAGGTTAAACACATCAAATTAAGGTCAAACTTATAGGCTTCTAGACCGAGTACACACAAGGATTGCGTGTTAGGAAGTGAACCACGTAAGAACCAAGAGCCTAGAACAACATTTGAGCCATAAAACCTCAACAAGTGAGGTTCACGGCCAAGGACCatgttcatggccgtgaaccccttttgggccatgaactcatggtatATAGATGAGTTTTAGCCTCTTTCCCTTCAATTCTTCTTCTCTTAGCCACAATCACTttgttctctctcaagtatcatagtTCAAGAACACCATCTTTCACTCTTAAACACCCCTTTTCCTTTGTTACTCCATATAAGCTTACTAGGAACTTCAAACACCCACCAAAACACTAAGATCTTCAAGAGTTCTTCATCATTTGGGCCGTGATCATCAAGTGGCCCGTGAACCTTTAATGTGTTcatcatttgggccgtgaaccaccTGTGGGCCGTGAACAACTTGTcaatttgggccgtgaactccattggTCCGCGAACAATTAAAGCCCTGTCGTGAACCATCCTTCCTTTGGGCCGTGAACAACTTATCAACCTCCTATCTTGCTTCTAACATTCATTTGGTGAGTTATTCTTGCATCCTAGGTTGTTTCTCAATCTCCTTTGTAGTTAGATTCACTAATTACTTGCcaatatgtatcattatatgtcatttaggactcatttgtgtctcggtacttcattcgtggaacttatcATAATattcaattgaatcacccacataaggtgagttcatatccctataatcaatattttaaatgtttttaaatgcttttaggagggggggggggaatacaagttgaaatcAATAATATTGTGTAGTTATTTACCTGTGATAACCATCACATTCAAGAATTTCTTATGCTTTAGTCAGTGATTAaatcaattcaaaaacttttttaCAAGATGTTAGATTGTTGTTtataaaactccatttttaaaagAACATGCATAACTCAGTAGAtaattgagtcttttctacaaatcaggGACATgtcaaaacaaacatactagtaaactataataggtatagtttattggttcagttcatactataacaagaacatgAAGGAACATACAAGAACAAGAACAGGAAAGAACATACTATATTCTAGAATAGAGGAACAAATCATGATTCACGTACTTATACTTTAAACTCCCAGTAACCTAGGAAGGGAACGTATCATTAACTCATTGTTTAAAACaaaatgtaacaccgtgaatttcaaaataatttttcgcaaaatataaaaacatttttcatttaatttttcataaaacatcaagtttaaatcttcaatttacatcatacaaaatcccaagatcatatcacataaaattcccttgcgtgtgtacagatcaagccgacgccttcccacggtcatcactagtacctgaaacaataacactaacgctgtaagcacaaagcttagtgagttccccaaaataccacataaacacatattagcccctcgaggctataactctatgggtccgtgcacccaaactctgtgaaccctcaggttctaactctgggaacct includes:
- the LOC111915412 gene encoding protein CANDIDATE G-PROTEIN COUPLED RECEPTOR 7-like, with the protein product MGALLVIVMLDLICGPPDKQYVKITHNAHGCDIIIYTLKFFRLVFFYAIIVLIGSGLFFVRRFLLVREKIIVMSVMLVNIAFIVIWEANPSDIEYENWYVDFLFADYICFISLSWPVLRTLIWLKGAAKGEGKGATSSAKIKIFEHFFLMVMIYSSLWRHVVYVVKKRIADSNAIKEILSLVFCMLTFYLFKPVKESESVEINDVDVRQPAKGKKSQTPPQTDVSFSYQLPEDFNGEASV